The sequence TGAATAGACGCCGGACGCGCTTCGCTTATCCGGCCTACATGAAAACAGTTGCTCCACCACAATTCCGGGATTCTTTGTAGGCCGAACAAAGCGATAGCCGCATCCGGAACAACGGCTGCACAGTGGTGTATGCCCAGACTTTTTGAGCAATTACGACATTTACAACCACCAACCCAAAAGGAGTACTTCCCATGAACACATCGCCTCGCCTGTCCCGGAGTTTTGTCCTGACAGGGGCCTTGCTGGCCCTGGCTCTTTTCCTGTCTTCCCCGGCCCTGGCCCAGAGCGTTAAGCAGGAAAAAGCCATGGATTGGCTGAATTCCTATGCCGCGGAAATGCTGCAAAGCCGGCCGCATTTCATCGGCTATCCCATCAACCAGGACATGGAGCTGCAAGGGTTCTACAAATGGTACATGGAAAGCGGTCTTTATGAAGCGGCCATGAACAATGTGGGCGACCCGTACAAGCCCAGCGGCCTGCTCTTGAACACCCACCCGTTTGAGCGGGATGTCATCGACTATTTCGCGCCCCGGTTCGGGTTTGACAAGGATTACTGGGGGTTCGTCACCGCCAGCGGGACCGACGGCAACAACCACGGCGTGTACTTCGGCAAGAAGGTCTTGCAGGCCCAGTCCGACCTGCCGCCCCTCGCCTACGTTTCCGAGGAGGCCCACTATTCCATCAAGAAGCTGGCCGATGTTCAGGGTGTGGAACTGCGCCTGATCAAGGCCGACCCCATGGGCCGGATGGACCTGGCCGACTTCGAGGCCCAGCTTGATCCGACCCGCCCGGCCCTGGTGGTCATCGCCATGGGCACCACGTTCAAGGGCGGCATCGACAATCAGATGGGCATCAACGCCATCCTGGAGAAGGCCGGCCCGCCCGCGGTGTACCGCCACCAGGACGCGGCCCTGTTCGGAAGCATCCTGGGCTTTCTGCCGCCCCCGGCCAGCGACCTGGTGAACAGCGCCAAGATGGGCTTCGATTCCATCGCCATCTCCGGGCACAAGTTCTGGGGCCTGGACGAGCCCGCTGGTGTTTTCATCTCCACCCAGTTCGTCCGCGACAACATCAATCCCTTCCAGGTGGCTTACCTCAAGGACGCCGTACCCACCATCACCTGCTCCCGCAGCGCCATTTCCCCGCTCAAGCTGTGGTGGAAGATCACCTTTTCCGAGCCCGACGTCTTTGAACAGCAGGCCGCCCAGCTCATCGCCAACGCCGAATACCTGCACGCGGAGCTGCAAAAGCTGGGCATCAAATCCTGGCTCAACGAGTATTCCAACACCGTGTTCTTTGAGCGGCCCAGCCAAATCATCATGGATTACTACGGCCTGGCTCCGGACGTGCATCCGGAGCAGGGAGAACTGGCCCACGTTCTGCTCATGCAGCATGTGAGCAAGGACTTGCTGGACGCGTTCATCGCGGACATGAAGAAGGACTTCGGGAAGTAATACCAATTCTACTTCGGTAATGCGTTATTCGCTTGAAAAAATGCAGCTATCCGGGTCGGGGTCGGTATCGGAACAGGAAGAATTTTTAACGCTTCCCAGCGTTTTCGATTCCGATCCCGATTCCGACTCCGACCCCGGCAACAACATTACTGTCCTCCACGTTGACGAATAACCGTAAATGTAAAGTCTGACGCAGCCAAAAGGAAAATGGGCCGTTTCTGGATGAAAATTGGCATTTCGCGGAGATCAAAAGAGCCCTGGGGTGAGGATGAAAGACTACAAGCCACGCCACGTGGACACCGATTATTCCCTGGAGAGAGTTCCATCCTCGGCACGCAAGGGGTTCTGGTCCATGTTCGTGATCATGCTCGGTTTTACCTTTTTCTCGGCTAGCATGAGTGTCGGCGCGAAAATCGGGAACGGACTGGATTTCCATGATTTCCTGATGGCGGTCGTCATCGGGGGGGCAATACTTGGGGCGTATACCGGAACGCTGGCGTACATCGGCAGCAGCACCGGGTTGAGTCTTGATCTTCTTGCCCACCGGTCGTTCGGCACCCTTGGTTCGTACCTGCCTTCGGCGCTGATAAGCTTCACCCAGGTAGGCTGGTTCGGGGTCGGCGTGGCC is a genomic window of Desulfonatronum sp. SC1 containing:
- a CDS encoding aminotransferase class V-fold PLP-dependent enzyme, encoding MNTSPRLSRSFVLTGALLALALFLSSPALAQSVKQEKAMDWLNSYAAEMLQSRPHFIGYPINQDMELQGFYKWYMESGLYEAAMNNVGDPYKPSGLLLNTHPFERDVIDYFAPRFGFDKDYWGFVTASGTDGNNHGVYFGKKVLQAQSDLPPLAYVSEEAHYSIKKLADVQGVELRLIKADPMGRMDLADFEAQLDPTRPALVVIAMGTTFKGGIDNQMGINAILEKAGPPAVYRHQDAALFGSILGFLPPPASDLVNSAKMGFDSIAISGHKFWGLDEPAGVFISTQFVRDNINPFQVAYLKDAVPTITCSRSAISPLKLWWKITFSEPDVFEQQAAQLIANAEYLHAELQKLGIKSWLNEYSNTVFFERPSQIIMDYYGLAPDVHPEQGELAHVLLMQHVSKDLLDAFIADMKKDFGK